The following are encoded together in the Methanosarcina flavescens genome:
- a CDS encoding DJ-1/PfpI family protein, translated as MSKKILILTGDCAEDYEVKVPQQSLQMLGYKVDISAPNKKAGDMLQLVVHDFTTLDTYIELPGNRIPVDVPAAKVNANEYEGLVVPGGRAPEYIRMYDDTLELVQDFFTAGKPVAAICHGLQLLAAAKVLEGYRVTSYPACAAECRLAGADWQSEPVITDKNLVTAQAWTNHPAWLRAFVELLGPKINV; from the coding sequence ATGTCAAAGAAAATCCTTATCTTAACAGGGGATTGCGCTGAGGATTATGAGGTTAAGGTACCTCAGCAATCACTCCAGATGCTGGGCTACAAGGTGGACATATCGGCACCCAATAAAAAAGCCGGTGACATGCTGCAATTGGTCGTACATGACTTTACTACGCTCGATACCTATATTGAGCTTCCCGGGAATCGTATTCCAGTAGATGTACCCGCTGCTAAAGTAAATGCGAATGAATATGAAGGTCTTGTTGTTCCGGGTGGCAGAGCTCCTGAATACATCCGTATGTATGATGATACCCTTGAACTCGTACAGGATTTCTTTACGGCTGGCAAGCCTGTAGCAGCCATTTGCCATGGCCTGCAACTTCTGGCAGCCGCTAAGGTTCTGGAAGGCTATCGGGTAACATCATATCCGGCATGTGCTGCAGAATGCCGGCTAGCAGGTGCTGATTGGCAGTCTGAACCCGTAATTACGGATAAAAATCTGGTAACAGCTCAAGCCTGGACAAACCACCCTGCCTGGTTAAGAGCCTTTGTCGAATTGCTTGGCCCAAAGATAAATGTTTAA
- a CDS encoding DNA-directed RNA polymerase subunit B'' has protein sequence MQHHIDSFNKFIDYGLQKIIDEQRIIETDIEDTYLKLGKIRVEHPVVKEADGAIEKLYPNEARLRNLSYSGPLYLEMSVVKDGVESEVMESKIGQLPIMVKSKICNLPGLSESEKIRYGEDPLDPGGYFIIGGTERVVMTLEDLAPNKILVEYGERYGDTIEVAKVFSQRRGYRALVIVERGRKSLLEVSFPSISGRVFFITLMRALGVVTDEDIVNAVSSDPEIIKFMLENLEEAEVETQEEAIEKIGARVAAGQAKEYQIKRANYVIDRYLFPHLGNDMRDRVSKAHFLARMAESCFELALGKRAEDDKDHYANKRLKLAGDLMEDLFRVSFNRLARDIKFQLERANMRNRELNVATIVRADVLTDRLQHPLATGNWVGGRTGVSQLLDRNDYISTLSHLRRVISPLSRAQPHFEARDLHATQWGRLCPSETPEGPNCGLVKNFAEMVELSTGIEDTDSVKKILYDLNVERVVVKVPELPAKLKETLLDEFGEEIVEEFEEPSEIETKYKDDEFYDYSDMEDLGSMYDD, from the coding sequence GTGCAGCACCATATAGATTCATTCAATAAGTTTATAGATTACGGGCTGCAAAAGATCATAGATGAACAAAGAATAATAGAAACCGATATCGAGGACACCTACCTGAAACTCGGCAAGATACGGGTAGAGCATCCTGTGGTAAAGGAAGCTGACGGGGCAATTGAAAAACTTTATCCCAACGAGGCAAGGCTCAGGAACCTCTCGTACTCAGGCCCTCTTTATCTTGAGATGAGCGTGGTAAAAGACGGGGTTGAATCCGAGGTAATGGAGTCAAAAATAGGACAGCTTCCGATCATGGTCAAATCCAAGATCTGTAACCTTCCAGGGCTTAGCGAAAGTGAAAAAATCCGCTATGGGGAAGACCCACTTGACCCAGGGGGATACTTCATTATCGGCGGTACCGAAAGGGTGGTTATGACCCTTGAGGACCTCGCTCCTAATAAGATTCTTGTAGAATATGGTGAGAGGTACGGCGATACTATAGAGGTTGCAAAGGTTTTCTCCCAGAGACGCGGATACAGAGCGCTCGTGATCGTGGAAAGAGGAAGAAAATCCCTGCTTGAGGTTTCTTTCCCTTCTATCTCAGGCCGGGTATTTTTCATTACCCTTATGAGAGCGCTTGGGGTAGTAACTGACGAAGATATCGTAAATGCAGTTTCAAGTGATCCCGAAATTATCAAGTTTATGTTGGAGAACCTGGAAGAAGCCGAAGTCGAAACCCAGGAAGAAGCAATCGAGAAAATAGGAGCAAGGGTTGCTGCAGGCCAGGCCAAGGAATACCAGATAAAAAGAGCAAATTACGTTATTGACAGGTACCTGTTCCCACATCTTGGAAACGATATGAGGGACCGGGTCTCCAAAGCTCACTTCCTGGCAAGAATGGCTGAATCCTGTTTTGAGCTGGCACTTGGCAAGCGTGCGGAAGACGACAAAGACCATTATGCAAACAAAAGACTGAAACTTGCAGGTGACCTGATGGAAGACCTTTTTAGAGTATCTTTCAACAGACTTGCAAGAGACATAAAGTTCCAGCTGGAGCGCGCAAACATGAGGAACAGGGAACTGAACGTCGCCACAATAGTAAGGGCAGATGTGCTCACTGACCGCCTGCAGCACCCTCTCGCAACCGGAAACTGGGTTGGAGGAAGAACAGGTGTATCCCAGCTCCTTGATAGGAACGACTATATCTCAACGCTCTCCCACCTGCGCCGTGTAATATCTCCGCTTTCACGTGCCCAGCCTCACTTCGAGGCAAGAGACCTGCACGCAACCCAGTGGGGAAGACTCTGTCCCTCGGAAACTCCTGAAGGCCCGAACTGTGGACTGGTGAAAAACTTTGCCGAAATGGTTGAGCTTTCAACAGGAATAGAAGATACCGATAGCGTGAAGAAAATACTCTACGACCTGAATGTCGAGCGTGTGGTTGTAAAAGTACCCGAACTTCCTGCCAAGCTGAAGGAAACCCTACTTGACGAGTTCGGAGAAGAGATTGTAGAAGAGTTTGAAGAGCCTTCAGAAATCGAAACCAAATATAAAGATGATGAATTCTACGATTATTCAGATATGGAAGATCTCGGATCTATGTACGATGATTGA
- a CDS encoding DNA-directed RNA polymerase subunit H, with protein MTKFSLLDHELVPKHEIMSEGELKSVLSKYSIEKEQLPKIKVQDPIIKEIGAAVGDVVKITRKSQTAGEAEYYRLVIE; from the coding sequence TTGACAAAATTCAGCCTGCTCGACCATGAGTTGGTCCCTAAACATGAAATCATGTCTGAGGGCGAGTTAAAGTCTGTTTTAAGCAAGTATTCAATTGAAAAGGAACAACTTCCGAAAATTAAAGTGCAGGATCCTATTATTAAGGAAATAGGAGCTGCCGTCGGAGACGTAGTGAAAATCACAAGAAAAAGTCAAACTGCGGGGGAGGCAGAGTATTACAGACTTGTGATCGAGTAA